The DNA segment ACGTTGGAGCGTCGTCACTTCGATCTCGATGTCGTCGATACCCAACTTTTGGATGTAATCGTCCGCTCGCTTGGGGAGTTTCTGAGTCGCTTCGGTAACATACCAGTCGACAACCGCCTGCCGCTTTCGGCGTGTATTGATAGCATCATTTTCAGGAACGAGTAGATCGAATCGATTTCCGTCGAAGATGAGTTCCGGTTCAATCACCGAGGACTCCTCGACTCGAAGCCGATACCGACGACCGTTATAAAGGAGTTTCTCACTGCTCAGGTACTCCTTGTCCAGCGGCGGGTCGTCCTGTTCGACTAGGCCGTATAGCGTCTCGAGAATCCACTGCTTCTTCTTTTCGAGTACGTCCTCGACGTCATCCACCGTTGCACTGGTCGGTGCCCGGACGGCCAACTCCATGGAACCGTCCATCGAGAGCCCGATCGTGGAGCGGTCAGGACTCCACTCGATTTGAGTTCACGAACCTTCTCACCGCAGCCTTCGAGGTTCATCGAGTCGTCCCGGTAGCGCTCTTTTGCGCGGGCGAAAATCTCGCTGAGCCGGTCGAGATCCTCTTTGTACGGGTTCGCCATCGGGTCCGGAAGGACGACGTCCATCAGCTGCGAGAATCGCTTGTAGGCGTTCTTAAACTCGATACGGATGTCTTCGGGCTCGAGCGTCTGGAGACACGCCTCCATGTCGTCGAGATCGTCGAAGAAGGCGGTTGCCTTCCGGTGGACGGCCTCGAGGAGGACGACGGCACGCTGGTCGGCGAACTCACGGACGAACCGATCGAGTTCCCGCCGGACCTCGATTTCGACCTCACTCGGGAACTGGCGTTCAACGAAACCGGGTCCTTTGATCTCGTGGTCACCGTCGTGGACGACGAATCTGACGAGGCGGTCGTCGCGCTCCCGTTCGGGATCAAGAGCGTCGACACCGGTGAGGATCTGGAAATCTGCGAGGGGTAACCCACGAACCCGCTCCGCCCGGCGTGGGTCGGCCTGACCGGAAGTGGCTACCGGGGCGCGGGTTCAGTTCCAGCGTCTGGAACCGGGTACGTGCCGTTGTGGGAGTCGATCCGGTTCCGTCTAGAACTCACAGTGATCGTTCTCGACACACTGCTCTACCCACGCGGGTGTCTCGATGTCGTCGACACTGGGGCCAGGGTCGTACTCGTATTGTACGTTTACCGTCGTCGTATTGCCTGGCCGGAGCAGATACTCCCCGTACGATGAAGCCTCAGTCAACTGATACCGTAGCGACGCCTCTCGCAGGACGCCGGTTTCTGTGTCGACGCTGAGTTCACCCGACTCAGGAGTTGCACGCATCGTCCCCGATTCCATTTTGGTCCACGTCGAAGACGGCGCGTAGCCCGTCCGGTCACCCTGCTCGTTGACGCGCTCGTACGCGGGAACCGACAGCAGGTGTCTGGTCTCCATACGCACAAACAACATATGAGAGGAAGAGGAGTCGACGGTTCCGTTTTCCGTAGTGATTCGGACAAACCTGTCCTCATGCTCTCCGAAGTATACCTCCTCGACGTCGGTGGGCTCAGTCGACGCCATCCATTCCTCGTCGTCGACGTGGCCCTCGTATTTTGTATAGACTGTTCCGTCGTCGTAGAATTGTTCGACGGTCCTGTTCTCGTACTCGAACGTGAGGTGTGCGTCGTCGTCGGCGAGGACCGTGGCTTCGTGCGCGATCAATAGCCCCACTTCATCTGTCGATATTTTCCCTGAGGAGACGTACGACTCGGACTGGCCAAGTTCGAACGGCCCGCCCGTCGAATCAACGCTCAGGGGGAGCACGAACGTAGTCGCGACCCCAGCGAACACCAGCAGGATTGCAACGATCCCGATCAAAACCCAACGGTTCATACTTACGCACCTATTAGATTAGAATATTAATATTTCCATTTCGTGCATTGGCGAGAAAAATACCCCGGACCTTCGCAGCCGTCATTCCCGTTGAAGCCCTCGAAAAGAGGGTTCGGCTGCATCGAAAGTGACTGCTTTGGCGGTAAGCGTACCACCCTTGATGCGGAGCCACTCTCGCCTCTCGCGATCGTCGGGAACCAGCGTTCCGGCCCTCTTCCAGAACACGTCCAATTCCCACTCGGAAATTGACAATTATGGATTGAGACGCTCTTCGGCAGATAGTAACAACTAATCGTACATATCGAATCTAAAAATCCTTCAATATTTGTGAGTGGGTCTCTCACGTTGGCTACATGGGCCGAAACCCGACCCCTTCGGGATTCACGTTCTATTTTCCCTGCGTTGTACACCACCTCGTCCCACCCCATCGGCTCACCGCTCGGGAGGTTCTCGTACTCTTCCGGTCGCTGGTACTTCACTGTGCTTTGCCAGTAGTCTTGATCCGCGCCAAAAAACTACAGATGGGCCTGGTTGAGTCCCATTGACTCGTTGATTATCGCCTGGAACTCTGCAAGTGTTCGGTCCTCTCCGACGACGATATCGCGCCACAACGAAGTCGGATCCCACTCGAGTTTGACACGGAAGCGATAGGCAGTCATCTCACACCTCCGCGCCGGATCGGAAGCTCGTGAGGTCGTTGATGCGTCTTTCCAACTCCTCGATCTCCTCGCGAAGTACCTCGGCTTCGGCCCCTTCCGTCGCAGCCAGCCGGTCTTTGAGGCCCTGCAACCGGCTCTCCTTTTCCTCCTCGTTGACCTCGGCTTTCCGGACGTACTCGCGCTCTTCGATCTCGTAGACGTCCGATGGTGCCAACTCGGTCACCTCGAGTGCTTCGCCTACCTTCGACGAATCGACGCTGGTGACTCGTTCGCGAGGGATACCTGCTTCCTCGAGCGTTTCGAGGACTTTGTCTTCGTCGCGGAGTGATCGGTAGGTCCGACTGGTCCGCTGAACGGAACCGAACTGCCCGTGGACGGGTTGGTCGTGATGGACGCGGTCTAAGAGGACAGTCGCAACGTCACCCCGGAGATCGTCGGCGTCTCGCTGGACGTCCGAGAGGAGCGTGTAGAGATTTATCAGCGATGGCGTTGGTAGTTCCTCCAGTTCGGTCACGTCGTACTGCTCAAGGGCATCGATGAGCAAGAGCGCATCCGAATAGATATCGAGATCTGGCGCTGTGCGTTCTGTTTCGACACTGGGAGAGACACCCCGGACGAATTGGGAGGGTGTCGGTTCATCGGTTTCGCGAAGCGTGCCGGTCTGTTTGTCAATCTCGAAACGCGGGTGCAGGCTCATGACTGCCGGAATCGGATCGGCCTCCGGTGGGAGTCGATCGAGTTCGAACCCGCCAACTTCGCTTCGGACGCGGTCGACAAGCGTTTCAAACTGATCCCGCTGGAACGGTCGTGACTCTCCGGAGCCGGTAAACTCGACGACAACACGATGCTCTTAGACGTCGGTGATCCGAAATCGCTGGCCGGATAACGGTGTGATGAGTATCGCGTTATCCTCGAGTGCCTCACACTCGTCAAGTACATTTCCCCACGTGGACGCGAAGGTCATGCGTAAACCATACGCATAGCGCAGTAAAACCCTTCGCGGCGCTCTCGGCCGACTAAGGCGGTCGACCGTACCTTTATTTGTTTGTACTACCATGGTATTACCATGAAGTACGCCAACGTCAGCGTCAAGTTTCCCGAAGAACTCGATCGGGAGCTCGAGCAGTTCCTCGAGGAGACGGGTGTCTACACGAACAAGAGCGAGTTCATCAAGGAGTCCGTCCGTCGCCACCTGATCGAACTAAACAACGAGCCGGCGATCGCGGCGCTCCGCGTCGAGCAGTTACTCGCTCGCGCCGAGCAGGAGCCGGTGAGTGACGACGAACTGCACGGCCGACTCGACGATCTTCGCCAGCGTGTCGACGAAGAGGAGGTCGCAGACGCGGTTGCAGCCGCTCGTGAAGAAACAGCCGACGAGTACGCCGATCACGCGTGAAGATCCTCGACACGAACCTCTGGGTTTTCGGAACACTTGGGACGAACGACCGAGCAGCCCGGCTTCTCGACGAGATCGAACGAGGGGAGACGATATCGGCGATCAACGCCTATATGGTGCAAGAAGCGCTCAACGCGTTCGATCGGACACCTGGGCTAACAGCGAGGGAACGAGACGAGCTAAAGACGTTATTTCTGACTCGGCTTACCCGAATGACCGGACTCATCGAACCCCCCTCGAGTCGCGATGTCACCAACTCGCTACTCGACGAACGTCGAGCGAACGTTCACACCCGGCTCCTCGCCAGAATTACCGGCGTACAGCCGAAAGACATCCCGATCGTCGTTCTGGGATTCGAGCATCGCGATCGGGAACCGACGGTTTTCACCAATGATGCCGATTTCGCTACGTTCTCTCCGGTTGAGTATAACCTTCCAGAACTCACTCTCGAGCATGTTGACTGAGAACCCCCTTATTCCCGCAGTACCCGACACTCGAGTCCGGATAATTGGTGACTCGATGAAAATCACCGACGTTTAAATTGTGGGTATGTAAACCTCTGGTGTAATGCTCTCCCCGGGCAGTCGACTTTTCAGTGGTCGCGCTCGAACATCGACAGCAGCCACCTCGAGTGAGTACACTGACAACTGAGTACCACATCGCGAAACGCGAAACCTAAAGCCACTTCACGAGTCGGTTCTCGTTTTGACTCGTCTCCGAAACCAATCCGGACATCGCCCTCCAACAGTCGAATCGATCCGGACAACGTCCTTCAACAGTCGACGGGTCGAAGAGGCCACGCCCCGAATGGACTGTATGACCCGTGTTTACACAGCACTTCGAGACCGTCTGCTCGTGTACGACGACGATACAACGCCACGAAACGATCCATCGACACAGGTCCACCTCGAGGACCACCACCTCGAGTGCGTCGCCGTCTCTCCCGACGCCCCCGAACGCGTGTTCGTCGGCACGTTCGACGACGGACTGTTTCGCTCGAGCGACGGCGGCGAGTCCTTCGACCGACTCGAGCCACCGATATTCGAAAGCGACGCCGTCATGTCCGTCACGATTAGCCCCCACGACGCAGACACCGTGTACGTCGGCACCGAACCCAGCCGCGTGTACCGCTCGAGGGATGGCGGCGACTCGTTCGAACACCTCGAGGGCCTCACCGACCTACCCTCCGAATCGGAGTGGTACTTCCCGCCCAGACCCGACACCCACCACGTCCGCTGGCTCGAGGTCGACCCGTTCGACCCCGACCGCCTCTACGTCGGCATCGAGGCAGGTGCGTTCGTCATCCGCGACGAAGGGGCCGATAGCTGGCGAGAGCGCCCGGATGGCTCCCGCATCGACAACCATAGTCTGGCGACCCATCCGGAACGCGAAGGACGTGTATACACGGCAGCGGGCGACGGGTATGCGATGAGCGACGACGGGGGCGAAACCTGGTCGCACCCGCAAGCAGGTCTCGACCATCGCTACTGCTGGTCGGTGTGTCCACATCCCGCCGACCCCGACCGCGTCCTGGTCTCGAGTGCGAGCGGTGCTTCGCGTGCGCACACGCCGGAGAACGCCGACGCCTACGTGTATCGCAAGCCAGCGAGCAACGCCGACTGGGAGCGACTGGACGGACGTGGCCTGCCGATGGGCGAGGGTGTCGTCCGATCGATCCTCGAGGCGGACCGCGAGCACGAAACCGTCTACGCCGCCACCAACCGCGGCCTGTTCGCCTCGAGCGACTTCGGCGATTCCTGGGGGCGGGTCCCGGTCGCGTGGGACGATGAACTCGAGGAACTGACGCCTCGAGGGCTGGCCGTCGTTCCGTGACAGGGAGTGGTGGAATCGGTGACCGACGAACCGGGTAATCGCTGAGCGAGGAGAGACGACAACAGCCCCCTATACCGGACTGGTAGTAACTCGAGCGAGGAAAATCCAGTGCGACATCTTTTGCTACAGAATAGCTACTAATATAGTATTGAAACACTATTTCACACTATTGTAAGCCAAGTGAGCATACGGAGCGGACACAGACGCTAAAGCCTCGGTTCGAAGCTCGAGACACCGCATCGAGATGGGCGGTATCTATGTGAACCTGTCACAGTCCCCCCGGTTCGAAATCCTTTTAGGCGCAACACGGACATAGTAGAGTAACTGAGTGATATCATGGAAGTCGACATCATCTCCGAAGACGAGAATCCGATGTTGCACCGCACGGACGTCACGTTCGAACTGGTCCACGAGGAGGCTACGCCCTCTCGGCTCCAGGTTCGTGACAGTCTCGCCGCCAAACTGAACAAGGACGCCGACGAGGTCGTCATCCGGAAACTCGACACCAAATTCGGCATGCGCAAAACCGTCGGCTACGCGAAAGTCTACGAGACGTCTGCCCACGCGACCGAAGTCGAACAGGACCACATGCTCGACCGCAACAAGATCGTCAGCGAAGAAGCAGACGCCGAGGCGGAGGAGGCCTGAGATGGCACACTACGAAATCTACGCCGACGACGGTACGGCCCAGCGCGACGCCTGCCCACGGTGTGGCGACACCTTCCTCGCCGACCACGGCGACCGCAAACACTGTGGCAAGTGTGGCTACACCGAGTGGGAGTAACCCGACTCGAGTCGACACACTTCTCGCGTTTTGACCTTGCCCCGACACTGACTCGTGAACGAAACACGCATTCTCGGTATCGAGGGCACCGCCTGGGCGGCCAGTGCGGCGCTTTTCGATACCGAATCCGACACTCTCCACATCGAAAGCGACGCATACGAACCCGATAGCGGCGGCATTCACCCACGTGAAGCCGCCGAGCACATGGCCGAGGCAATCCCACAGGTGATCGAGACGGTGCTCGAGCACGCCATCGAGACGGCTCCCGAGGACGAAACCGTCGACAATCGGGCCGCCATCGACGCCATCGCGTTCGCCCGCGGCCCCGGGCTCGGCCCTTGTTTACGCATCGTCGCCACCGCAGCGCGCGCGCTGGCGGCAACCCTCGAGGTGCCCCTGGTCGGCGTCAATCACATGGTCGCCCATCTGGAGATCGGCCGCCACGAGTCCGGGTTCGACGATCCGATCTGTCTGAACGCCAGCGGTGCAAACGCGCATCTCCTGGCGTTTCGAAACGGCCGCTATCGCGTTCTAGGCGAGACGATGGACACCGGCGTCGGCAACGCTATCGACAAGTTTACGCGCCACATCGGCTGGTCCCACCCCGGCGGCCCCAAAGTCGAGCAAGCCGCGAAAGACGGCGAGTACATCGACCTCCCCTACGTCGTCAAGGGAATGGACTTCTCGTTTTCGGGCATCATGTCCGCCGCGAAAGACGCCGTCGACGACGGCCACGCGGTCGAGGACGTCTGTTTTGCCCTTCAGGAGACCATCTTCGCCATGCTGACCGAAGTTTCCGAACGCGCCCTCTCGCTGACCGGCTGTGACGAACTCGTCCTTGGTGGCGGGGTCGGCCGGAACGCCCGCTTGCGTGAGATGCTCGAGACTATGTGTGCTAACCGTGGAGCCGAGTTTTACGCCCCCGAACCCCGTCTGTTGGGTGACAACGCCGGGATGATCGCCGTTCTGGGTGCCAAAATGTACGATTCCGGGGACACGCTGTCGGTCGAAAACTCACGGGTCGACCCGAACTTCCGACCCGACCAGGTTCCGGTCACCTGGCGATCCCCACGGACACTCGAGGAGGAGTCGGTCGGTATCGCCGCAACGACGGATTCGACCGAGTACACTACACAGGGCGCCGAAGCACACCTCACCATCGAGCCGACCGAGGGGCGGGTTCGCAAACGACGCCTCGAGAAAGCCTATCGCCATCCCGAACTCGACGCACGACTCCGCCGTGACCGGACGACTCTCGAGGCCAGGCTGACGAGCCTCGCCCGTCGACACGGCGTGGCGACTCCCGTCGTTACCGACGTCGACAGGAAACATGCAACCCTCGAGTTCGAGTACGTCGGCGACTGTGACCTGCGGGACGCACTGACACCAGCCCGTGTGCGCTCGGTTGGCCGCTCGCTGGCAACGATTCACCGAGCCGGGTTCGTTCACGGTGATCCAACCACGCGCAACGTTCGCGTCGGCGACGACCGCACCTATCTGATCGACTTTGGCCTGGGCTATCACACCGACCACGTCGAAGACTACGCGATGGACCTCCACATCTTCGATCAGAGTCTCGTCGGCACCGCCGCCGACCCCGAACCACTCCGTGACGACCTCCGAGAGGGGTACCGATCGGTCGGCGATCAACGCATCCTCGAGCGACTGCGCGAGATCGAGACTCGAGGCCGGTACGTCGAGTGAGAGGATTCGTGTAATCACTTCCAGTCAGCGACCACTTCGGTGCGTCGCTGACCGGTAATCAGGGACAACGATCCCTCTGAGACGGGGTCGGGAAGCCGCGTAATACAGGGCCAATTTTCGAGACGATTCTAACACGCTCGAGTGCGATAGGACGATCGACACACGCAAGCGCAGCCGCTTCGATAAAATTACGTGAAAACAGAATCGCCAGCGGATTATCTGATGACGTCGACGCCGTTGTTGCGCTCGAGCTGGTCGCGGCCACCGTCGCTCTGTGCGCCGTAGCCGGATCCTCGACCCGTCTGGGTCTGGCTCGTTCCTTCGACGTTTGTGCTTGCGTCGAAGTCCGCATCACTCAGCCCCTCAATGCTGGCACGCGATTTGTCGGCCTGTTTTTGCGTACTCGGACCGAGGACCTGTGCGCTCTGGACGCCCGTCATGATAGCCATCACGCGGACCTTGCCCTTGTAGTTCTCCTGGATCCGGGCCCCCCAGATGACGTTTGCACTGGCCTCGAGGCGCTCGGTGATGTTGTCTGCGATTCCTTCGGCCTCTTTCAGGGTAAGATCCGGACCGCCAGTAATGTGAACGAGTCCGCCCGAGGCACCGCGATAGTCGACGTCGAGCAACGGATGGTTCATCGCATCGCGAACGACTTCCTCGGTTTTGTTCTTATCCTGGGTCTCGCCGACGAGCATCACCGCGACGCCACCCTGATTCATAATCGTGGACATGTCGGCGTAGTCCAGGTTGATCAGCGAGGGCTGGGTGATCGTCTCGGAGATACCTTTGACCGTTTCGGCGATGATCTGATCCATCACCGAGAACGCTTTACCGATTGGCAGATTCGGGACGTAATCGAGCAGTCGGTTGTTATCGAGAACGATGATCGAGTCGGCCTGCTCGCGCAGTCGCTCGAGGCCCTCCTCAGCTTTGACCGTCCGGGCACGCTCGACGTTGAACGGCGTCGAAACCATGCCGACGACGATTGCGCCCTGTTCTTTGGCGATCTTGGCGGCAACGGGAGCGGCACCCGTGCCGGTTCCGCCACCCATGCCAGCCGTCACGAACACGAGGTCGGCGTCGCCGAGAACGTCTTTGATCGTTCCCTGGGCCATCTCGGTCGCTCGCTCGCCCATATCCGGATCGCCACCGGCACCGAGGCCGTTGGTGAGCGATTTGCCGACCAGAATCTTCGTGTCGGCTTCGATCATTTTCAGATGCTGTTTGTCGGTGTTGATGGCGATGGTATCTGCGCCTTCGACACCGATGTTATAGAGCCGGTTGATCGTGTTGTTCCCGGCACCACCACACCCGATGATGACGATTCGAGGATCGCCGAACTCGTCGTCATCGTCGAGTGCGGCATCCATGTCTCGAGCCTCTGCTTCCGCGTTTTCGAGTGCGTCCTGGACAATATCCTGCATAGTTACACCTTTGCCCAGCCGCGTTTACCCGGGCTTTCGTGGCGAGCATCCTGCTGCTCGTTAATCATTTCTCGAACCGCCGATCGAATGGCTTCGCTCCGGTTAGGGAACTCGCCCGTTTCGACCAGTTGTTCGACCTCCTCGATCTGCTGTTTCGGAATCCGCAGTGTCACACGCTCCATTGTTGTATTCCCTTTGTTGTAAGACGGTGCGCGCCTCATCAGACGCGGTGTGTCTTACACGGTAAACCGACAGACGTACGCCGATTTGTGGGCCTGTATTCCCCCGTGTAAGACACTCGTCTTACGTAGCTGAAGCCAACAGCGCGACCCATTATAAAACTATCGGCGAGAGTGATTGTTTTCGTCTTACGACTGTCGTATGCGTATGACAGTCACACGCCGTCGGACTCGAGGACGTCCGCTGCGGGCGTTCGGCGGCCACAGCTCGGACAGAACGACCAGTCGGACCTGATCTCGTCACCACACTCACAGAACAACCGGTGTGACGCTTTCTCTCCACAGTTCGGACAGAACACGTGATCAGCGCCGAGGGCCGATCCACACTGTCCACAGGCACGAGCTGGTTCGCTCTGGTCTCTCGAGTGAGTGTGGCTTTCACCGGAGTTTTCCCCGTTTACGGATCCCACGCTGTGTCGACCAGGAGCCGAACTCGAGGCCTCGTTCGCGTTGGTTCGAACACCAGTGTGGGCACCGTCCTGCTTGGCGTCGACTGCAGACTGATCTTGGTGCTGTAGGCGTGCGTGCTCAGACACTCCTTCGAGTGCAATCGTGACGTTGACATCCTGGCCGCCCTCTCGGGGCCGATTTCCGACGTGACTGCCCTCGAACCGCTCGGCGAGTAGGCTGTCGATTCGGGTTTCGATCAGGGCATCGAGACTGTCCTCGCGCGCACGGCTCTGGGTAGCGACGTCGCTGTGAGAATCGGCGACACCGTCTGCCGCGTGCGCATCGAGATACGTCCGGAGTGCCTCGCGCATGACCTCGCTTTTCGAGGCGTCGAACGCCTCGAGTTCGGCGACGAGTTCGTCATCCGCGCGGAACGTTATTTTACCCATGATCGATACCGAGTTACTGCACCTATTGTGAGCCATTCTATATCAAGTTTGTTCCGTTGTCTGACGAGTGTCACACACGCGCTCGGGCCGACGAAATAATAACCCTTATACCGGATTCGTCTGCTACATACGAGTGACCGCTCTTAGCTCAGCCTGGTAGAGCAGTCGACTGTAGATCGACTTGTCCCCCGTTCAAATCGGGGAGAGCGGACTTTTACTGCGAACGACAGTGAGCAGTGAAACGTCCAATCGAGCCGATTTGAACACGAGAGTCGCACGCTCGCGAACGGAGAGCGAGATCGTCTCTCATCTGTTCATAATCGGGGAGAGCGGACCTCCTTTGCTGCCGTTTTGTAGTACCTAGTGATTTCGCCGTAAACGCTGCTTTCAGAGCGTTTACCGATGGTTCCCGATTTCGAAAATCGGTGCGAAAAGTGGATTGGAACTGGTTACACGTGCCAGGTCGCCTCAGCCTGGCGATTTGAGGAGTGGAACATCGGGGTGGTCTGCGTGGCGGTAAGTCACGATGGCCTCGAGACCACCCATATAGGCTCTGACGTCGGAGACCACGACTCGTCGTCGGAGGACGAGCCGAGCCAACAGGTGACCACGAAGTGAGAGACGTTCAAAACACCGCTCTCCAGCCCAGGGCTTCCGGATAGCCAGAGCAGAACGGCTTTACGTCACCGGCTACTTGCCTCGAATATGGATTACGAGGCCAGTCTCGACCGAGCGATGGAGAACGTCCCCGACATCGGGGGTAGCGACGAGCGACTGCAGGTGCCTGATGCGGAAGCACACAAA comes from the Natronosalvus amylolyticus genome and includes:
- a CDS encoding M48 family metallopeptidase, which encodes MELAVRAPTSATVDDVEDVLEKKKQWILETLYGLVEQDDPPLDKEYLSSEKLLYNGRRYRLRVEESSVIEPELIFDGNRFDLLVPENDAINTRRKRQAVVDWYVTEATQKLPKRADDYIQKLGIDDIEIEVTTLQRRWGEYRPGHVSLHSRLILAPRKIQDYVVAHELAHFRHEEHSDAFWNTVGTLVPDYRERREWLRVKGSTLTV
- a CDS encoding plasmid pRiA4b ORF-3 family protein; this translates as MTAYRFRVKLEWDPTSLWRDIVVGEDRTLAEFQAIINESMGLNQAHL
- a CDS encoding ribbon-helix-helix domain-containing protein, which produces MKYANVSVKFPEELDRELEQFLEETGVYTNKSEFIKESVRRHLIELNNEPAIAALRVEQLLARAEQEPVSDDELHGRLDDLRQRVDEEEVADAVAAAREETADEYADHA
- a CDS encoding 30S ribosomal protein S24e — its product is MEVDIISEDENPMLHRTDVTFELVHEEATPSRLQVRDSLAAKLNKDADEVVIRKLDTKFGMRKTVGYAKVYETSAHATEVEQDHMLDRNKIVSEEADAEAEEA
- a CDS encoding 30S ribosomal protein S27ae → MAHYEIYADDGTAQRDACPRCGDTFLADHGDRKHCGKCGYTEWE
- a CDS encoding bifunctional N(6)-L-threonylcarbamoyladenine synthase/serine/threonine protein kinase, whose product is MNETRILGIEGTAWAASAALFDTESDTLHIESDAYEPDSGGIHPREAAEHMAEAIPQVIETVLEHAIETAPEDETVDNRAAIDAIAFARGPGLGPCLRIVATAARALAATLEVPLVGVNHMVAHLEIGRHESGFDDPICLNASGANAHLLAFRNGRYRVLGETMDTGVGNAIDKFTRHIGWSHPGGPKVEQAAKDGEYIDLPYVVKGMDFSFSGIMSAAKDAVDDGHAVEDVCFALQETIFAMLTEVSERALSLTGCDELVLGGGVGRNARLREMLETMCANRGAEFYAPEPRLLGDNAGMIAVLGAKMYDSGDTLSVENSRVDPNFRPDQVPVTWRSPRTLEEESVGIAATTDSTEYTTQGAEAHLTIEPTEGRVRKRRLEKAYRHPELDARLRRDRTTLEARLTSLARRHGVATPVVTDVDRKHATLEFEYVGDCDLRDALTPARVRSVGRSLATIHRAGFVHGDPTTRNVRVGDDRTYLIDFGLGYHTDHVEDYAMDLHIFDQSLVGTAADPEPLRDDLREGYRSVGDQRILERLREIETRGRYVE
- the ftsZ gene encoding cell division protein FtsZ, which codes for MQDIVQDALENAEAEARDMDAALDDDDEFGDPRIVIIGCGGAGNNTINRLYNIGVEGADTIAINTDKQHLKMIEADTKILVGKSLTNGLGAGGDPDMGERATEMAQGTIKDVLGDADLVFVTAGMGGGTGTGAAPVAAKIAKEQGAIVVGMVSTPFNVERARTVKAEEGLERLREQADSIIVLDNNRLLDYVPNLPIGKAFSVMDQIIAETVKGISETITQPSLINLDYADMSTIMNQGGVAVMLVGETQDKNKTEEVVRDAMNHPLLDVDYRGASGGLVHITGGPDLTLKEAEGIADNITERLEASANVIWGARIQENYKGKVRVMAIMTGVQSAQVLGPSTQKQADKSRASIEGLSDADFDASTNVEGTSQTQTGRGSGYGAQSDGGRDQLERNNGVDVIR
- a CDS encoding ribbon-helix-helix domain-containing protein codes for the protein MERVTLRIPKQQIEEVEQLVETGEFPNRSEAIRSAVREMINEQQDARHESPGKRGWAKV
- a CDS encoding double zinc ribbon domain-containing protein, giving the protein MGKITFRADDELVAELEAFDASKSEVMREALRTYLDAHAADGVADSHSDVATQSRAREDSLDALIETRIDSLLAERFEGSHVGNRPREGGQDVNVTIALEGVSEHARLQHQDQSAVDAKQDGAHTGVRTNANEASSSAPGRHSVGSVNGENSGESHTHSRDQSEPARACGQCGSALGADHVFCPNCGEKASHRLFCECGDEIRSDWSFCPSCGRRTPAADVLESDGV